The following are from one region of the Nostoc cf. commune SO-36 genome:
- a CDS encoding nitroreductase family protein: MPFSQISGKAYHDATKHSYLSVQLDPNYVDASTQPSAFKVYPKFYRRVKLNLNNPVHSFISLTSAITLEKVYKDGPYKLRVNPSAGALYPTEVYVQVRGIEGMINGIYHLEVENNCLTLIYELIDDGLENYIIPGKCINGFIFLISCVYYRSSWKYQNRSIRYCFLDSGHHLGAVAASAFLHNRDIQLIFDFDKLALNSDLGFENKEFITACAVSGEVQDKNIRRLRLKIPFVSGTDYFESNQFIEDAYQATALQKSRQQQLEYPQFDFERDQFYQTIWDRRSIRRFRKESISQEDYLYVVQQLQQSIPTENYEQIEIYSVVHRVEGMTPGLYKGTYLVKAGNFSDKTGYLCINQAIARDGAVTLFFVSDYLNYQTAMQIAGFLGQRLYLTSNYLGIQCSGIGAYYDDETQELLETNKDVLYGMVIGI; this comes from the coding sequence ATGCCATTCAGTCAGATATCGGGCAAAGCTTATCATGATGCTACCAAGCATTCTTACTTATCGGTACAACTTGATCCAAATTATGTAGACGCTTCAACCCAGCCATCTGCATTTAAAGTTTATCCCAAGTTTTATCGGAGAGTGAAATTAAATCTCAATAATCCTGTTCATTCTTTTATCTCTTTAACCAGTGCAATAACACTAGAAAAAGTATATAAAGATGGCCCCTATAAATTGCGGGTGAATCCATCAGCAGGCGCTCTGTATCCTACGGAAGTTTACGTACAGGTTCGCGGGATTGAGGGAATGATAAATGGTATATACCATTTAGAAGTTGAGAATAATTGTCTAACTCTCATCTATGAATTAATTGATGATGGGTTAGAGAATTATATTATACCGGGTAAATGTATCAACGGATTCATCTTTTTAATTAGTTGTGTTTATTATAGGTCTAGCTGGAAATATCAAAATAGAAGCATAAGGTATTGCTTCTTAGATAGCGGACACCATTTAGGTGCAGTTGCGGCTTCAGCTTTTCTCCACAACCGAGATATACAACTAATTTTCGACTTTGATAAACTTGCGCTCAATTCAGATTTGGGTTTTGAGAATAAGGAGTTTATCACGGCTTGTGCGGTGTCAGGAGAAGTACAAGACAAGAACATCAGACGCTTAAGGTTGAAAATTCCTTTTGTCTCTGGTACTGATTATTTTGAATCCAATCAATTTATTGAAGATGCTTATCAAGCAACTGCTCTACAAAAGAGTCGTCAGCAGCAATTAGAGTATCCTCAATTTGATTTTGAACGGGATCAATTTTATCAAACAATTTGGGATAGACGTTCTATTAGACGTTTCCGGAAAGAGTCTATTTCTCAAGAAGATTATTTATATGTAGTACAACAACTTCAGCAGTCAATACCGACAGAAAATTATGAGCAAATAGAAATTTACTCAGTAGTGCATCGAGTAGAAGGAATGACACCTGGGTTATATAAAGGTACGTATCTGGTTAAAGCGGGTAACTTTAGCGATAAGACAGGTTACTTATGTATTAATCAGGCTATTGCTAGAGATGGCGCTGTAACTTTATTTTTTGTGTCAGATTATTTAAACTATCAAACTGCTATGCAAATAGCTGGTTTTCTCGGACAAAGGCTTTATTTAACTAGTAATTATTTGGGAATTCAGTGTAGTGGAATTGGTGCGTATTATGATGACGAAACCCAAGAATTATTAGAAACAAATAAAGATGTACTTTATGGAATGGTGATTGGAATATAA
- a CDS encoding HesB/IscA family protein translates to MAVILSEKAEFHLRAFLKGSAPDADGATKGVRISVKDGGCSGYEYAIDITSKPQPDDLVSHQGKVLVYVDAKSAPLLDGVIVDFVEGVMESGFKFINPNATDTCGCGKSFKTDDGTPTGVPCS, encoded by the coding sequence ATGGCCGTTATTTTATCAGAAAAAGCAGAATTTCATCTGCGAGCATTCCTGAAAGGTTCAGCACCCGACGCTGATGGCGCAACTAAAGGTGTCCGCATCTCGGTAAAAGATGGTGGTTGCAGTGGCTATGAATATGCGATCGATATTACTAGCAAACCCCAACCAGATGATTTGGTAAGTCACCAAGGCAAAGTGCTAGTTTACGTTGATGCCAAAAGTGCGCCGTTATTAGACGGAGTTATCGTTGACTTCGTTGAGGGAGTGATGGAAAGCGGTTTTAAATTCATCAACCCCAATGCAACTGATACCTGCGGTTGTGGAAAGTCTTTCAAAACAGACGACGGTACGCCTACTGGTGTACCTTGCAGCTAA
- a CDS encoding XisH family protein — protein MPARDFYHNAVKAALVKDGWIITADPYIINYENTKLFADLAAERTLAAERNGSKIIVEIKSFLGKSPINDFENALGQYILYRNLIKVTEPQYQLYLAIKQSTYENFFQLKAIKLVVQQNQLLLIVVDVESEVIVQWIN, from the coding sequence ATGCCCGCTAGGGACTTCTACCATAATGCTGTAAAAGCAGCCCTTGTCAAAGACGGTTGGATAATTACAGCTGACCCTTACATCATCAATTATGAAAATACTAAACTATTTGCTGATCTAGCGGCTGAAAGAACACTTGCAGCTGAACGCAACGGAAGTAAAATTATTGTTGAAATTAAAAGCTTCCTGGGTAAATCGCCAATAAATGACTTTGAAAATGCTTTAGGTCAATATATTCTTTATCGTAATCTGATTAAGGTTACAGAACCTCAATATCAACTTTATTTAGCAATCAAGCAAAGCACTTATGAAAACTTTTTCCAGCTAAAAGCGATTAAACTAGTAGTTCAGCAAAATCAACTCTTATTAATAGTTGTAGATGTAGAAAGTGAGGTAATAGTTCAATGGATAAACTAA
- a CDS encoding Uma2 family endonuclease: protein MMFLPEGKVIMAITLDKAASGNMTLEEFFNYDDGTDALYEFEDGELLLMTAESEINRRIAMFILVCFVQLGIPAYRLSMKTEIMTTGSRVRVPDLVVFSEELATAMEGAKRSTVMPEMPPPLLVVEVVSPNQSSRDYRYKRSEYAARGIAEYWIVDPLQQRVTVLEWVEGFYEEKVYLGDSAIASLVFADLKLTAVQVLQCH, encoded by the coding sequence ATGATGTTTTTACCAGAAGGTAAGGTGATTATGGCAATCACATTAGATAAAGCTGCATCTGGGAATATGACTCTTGAGGAGTTCTTTAATTATGACGATGGTACAGATGCTCTCTATGAGTTTGAAGATGGAGAATTGCTTCTGATGACGGCTGAGAGTGAGATAAATCGACGAATTGCCATGTTTATCCTTGTCTGCTTTGTGCAACTGGGTATTCCTGCTTATCGGCTGTCGATGAAAACGGAAATTATGACTACTGGCTCACGGGTGCGCGTTCCTGATTTAGTGGTGTTTTCTGAAGAGTTGGCGACGGCGATGGAGGGGGCTAAACGATCTACGGTAATGCCAGAGATGCCACCGCCTTTATTAGTGGTTGAAGTGGTAAGTCCAAATCAGAGTAGTCGTGATTATCGCTATAAGCGATCTGAGTATGCCGCACGGGGTATCGCTGAGTATTGGATTGTTGATCCGCTACAACAGCGAGTGACAGTTCTGGAATGGGTAGAGGGTTTTTATGAGGAGAAGGTGTATCTAGGAGATAGTGCGATCGCTTCGCTTGTATTTGCTGATCTAAAGTTGACTGCTGTTCAAGTTTTGCAGTGCCATTAA
- a CDS encoding ankyrin repeat domain-containing protein has protein sequence MNRTNSHNLSEATTQWLIEKGYDSSDLNQPGENGDTALMKATREGVATVVKELIDAGADINVRNSDRNNALWFACFGNHYDLINLLLANNINIDNQNDNGATVLMYAASAGKAEVVKLLLQHHPNLYLKNLDDYKAIDFASNVEVLRILKNAIQSDIGQSLS, from the coding sequence ATGAATCGAACCAACAGCCATAATTTGAGTGAAGCAACAACCCAATGGTTAATAGAAAAAGGCTATGATTCCAGCGATTTAAATCAGCCTGGTGAAAATGGCGATACAGCTTTGATGAAAGCTACAAGAGAAGGAGTTGCTACGGTTGTCAAAGAATTAATTGATGCAGGTGCGGATATCAATGTTCGAAATAGCGATCGCAATAATGCTTTGTGGTTTGCTTGTTTTGGTAATCACTACGATTTAATTAATTTACTACTTGCGAACAACATTAATATTGACAACCAAAATGATAATGGTGCAACTGTTTTAATGTACGCAGCTTCAGCCGGAAAGGCAGAAGTCGTCAAGTTACTTTTACAACATCATCCTAATTTATATTTAAAAAACTTAGACGATTATAAAGCGATAGATTTTGCTAGCAACGTAGAAGTTTTAAGGATACTTAAAAATGCCATTCAGTCAGATATCGGGCAAAGCTTATCATGA
- a CDS encoding TOBE domain-containing protein: MEISARNSLKGIVKKVLPGTVNTEITLEIAPGVELVSIITKSSAEKLGLVEGKEAYAVIKSSDVIVAVE; the protein is encoded by the coding sequence ATGGAAATTAGCGCTCGTAATTCTCTTAAAGGTATTGTAAAAAAAGTTTTACCTGGGACAGTCAATACTGAGATAACTTTAGAGATAGCACCAGGGGTAGAGCTAGTGTCAATCATTACAAAATCATCAGCAGAAAAGCTAGGACTTGTAGAAGGTAAGGAAGCTTATGCTGTGATTAAATCATCAGATGTGATAGTTGCTGTTGAGTGA
- a CDS encoding SDR family NAD(P)-dependent oxidoreductase, which produces MKQNGGGAIANMVSMVARVNLPFNGSYGASKAAVLSLTQAVRAELAAQKTLVLAVLPGAIDIGMGKSFPVRLKYLQKK; this is translated from the coding sequence TTGAAACAAAATGGAGGTGGAGCGATCGCTAATATGGTTTCAATGGTGGCGCGGGTAAATCTTCCTTTTAATGGCAGCTATGGCGCTTCTAAAGCAGCAGTTTTGTCATTGACTCAGGCGGTTCGGGCAGAGTTGGCGGCTCAGAAAACGCTGGTGTTAGCTGTGTTACCAGGAGCGATCGATATTGGCATGGGTAAGTCTTTTCCTGTTCGCCTAAAGTACCTCCAGAAGAAGTAG
- a CDS encoding GNAT family N-acetyltransferase, with protein sequence MVIQSQNSFEDKKLGLWFIETKNEQEIIGFVGLWNFFDEEQPQLIYALLPEATKKGYATEAATKILYYCFNKLNYQYLLASCDRPNLESQKLTERIGMRKVEEKIVNGNPLVFFRIERL encoded by the coding sequence ATGGTGATACAGAGCCAGAATAGTTTTGAAGACAAAAAACTTGGTTTATGGTTTATTGAAACCAAAAATGAGCAAGAAATCATTGGATTTGTTGGTTTGTGGAATTTTTTTGATGAAGAACAGCCCCAACTAATTTATGCTTTGCTGCCTGAAGCAACCAAAAAAGGCTATGCTACCGAAGCGGCAACCAAGATACTGTACTATTGTTTTAATAAACTTAACTATCAGTATCTTTTAGCAAGCTGCGATCGCCCAAACCTTGAATCACAAAAACTAACAGAAAGGATTGGAATGAGAAAGGTGGAGGAAAAAATCGTGAATGGCAATCCTTTAGTATTTTTTAGGATTGAGAGATTGTAA
- a CDS encoding 2Fe-2S iron-sulfur cluster-binding protein has product MASYQVRLINKKEDLDTTIEVDEETTILEAAEENGIELPFSCHAGSCSSCVGKVVEGEVNQDDQNFLDDDQVSKGYALLCVTYPRSNCTIKTHQEAYLV; this is encoded by the coding sequence ATGGCTTCCTACCAAGTTAGATTAATCAACAAAAAAGAAGACCTCGACACCACAATTGAAGTTGACGAAGAAACCACCATCTTAGAAGCAGCAGAAGAAAATGGGATTGAGTTGCCCTTTTCATGTCATGCAGGCTCTTGCTCTAGCTGTGTTGGTAAAGTTGTCGAAGGTGAAGTTAATCAAGACGATCAAAACTTCCTGGATGACGATCAGGTTTCTAAAGGATACGCTTTACTTTGTGTAACTTATCCTCGTTCTAATTGCACAATTAAGACTCATCAAGAAGCGTATCTCGTTTAA
- a CDS encoding hydrogenase maturation protease, whose translation MLTIIGCGNLNRSDDAVGVIIAQRLQKYLAENPHPHVRVYDCGTAGMEVMFQARGSKQLIIIDASSTGSEPGAVFKVPGKELEAMPEPSYNLHDFRWDNALAAGRKIFQNDFPEDVTVYLIEAANLALGLDLSPVVKDSADLVFEEVAALISQNINF comes from the coding sequence ATGCTCACTATTATCGGTTGCGGCAATCTCAATCGCAGTGACGACGCAGTAGGCGTAATCATTGCCCAACGCTTACAAAAATATCTAGCTGAAAACCCTCATCCTCATGTGCGTGTGTATGACTGTGGCACCGCAGGGATGGAAGTAATGTTTCAAGCTAGAGGTAGTAAGCAATTAATAATTATTGATGCAAGTTCAACTGGTTCTGAACCAGGTGCTGTGTTTAAAGTTCCAGGAAAAGAACTGGAAGCAATGCCCGAACCTAGTTATAACTTGCACGATTTTCGCTGGGATAATGCTTTAGCCGCCGGACGGAAAATCTTTCAAAATGACTTTCCTGAAGATGTCACAGTTTATTTAATTGAGGCTGCAAATCTTGCTTTGGGACTAGATTTAAGTCCTGTTGTCAAAGATTCTGCTGATTTGGTTTTTGAAGAGGTAGCTGCACTTATCAGCCAGAATATCAACTTTTAA
- the lysS gene encoding homocitrate synthase has protein sequence MSLSEFAIVESTLREGEQFVKANFSSDDKVEIAEALAAFGVEYIELTSPIASPQSRRDCKRLAQLALPSKILTHIRCHLEDAKIALSTGVAGINLTIGSSSLMRQFSHGKNINQIIDLASEVLTFIHQQAPDIELRFSAEDSSRTSTEDLITIYSAIEKLGVVKRIGIADTVGIITPMQIFELVKTLRQFTNLDIEFHGHNDTECANANSYTALEAGATHINTCVLGIGERNGITSLAGFIARLYATNPEQIKSKYRLDQLGYLHELVARKVGISIPFNHCVFGESAFSHKAGIHTKAMLNNSKTYEAINPRSFGVTRSILINHKLAGKQAVNHRANELGLSFNLSQLEDITHRLKTLADKQSLTIEDVDNILYSYHCQ, from the coding sequence GTGTCGCTATCTGAATTTGCAATTGTAGAAAGCACTCTCCGTGAAGGCGAACAATTCGTCAAAGCCAATTTCTCTTCAGATGATAAAGTCGAAATCGCTGAGGCTCTTGCTGCATTTGGAGTAGAATATATCGAGTTAACGTCGCCAATTGCTTCACCTCAATCTAGACGAGATTGCAAACGATTGGCTCAGTTAGCCTTGCCATCCAAAATATTAACTCACATCCGTTGTCACTTAGAAGATGCCAAAATTGCTCTATCAACAGGTGTAGCTGGAATTAATTTAACTATAGGTAGTTCTTCTTTGATGCGTCAGTTTAGTCATGGTAAAAATATTAATCAAATTATTGATTTAGCATCTGAAGTTTTAACTTTTATTCATCAGCAAGCTCCCGATATTGAGTTACGATTTTCTGCTGAGGATTCGTCACGCACTTCCACAGAAGATTTAATTACAATTTACTCGGCGATTGAGAAATTAGGAGTTGTCAAACGTATAGGAATTGCCGATACGGTAGGAATTATTACTCCGATGCAAATATTTGAATTAGTGAAGACTTTGCGCCAGTTCACCAATTTAGATATTGAGTTTCATGGTCATAATGATACAGAATGTGCAAATGCTAACAGTTATACAGCACTGGAAGCGGGAGCAACTCATATTAATACTTGTGTTCTGGGTATTGGTGAACGCAATGGTATTACCTCATTAGCTGGATTTATCGCTAGATTATATGCTACAAATCCAGAACAGATCAAATCTAAATATCGTTTGGATCAACTTGGTTACTTGCATGAATTAGTTGCAAGAAAAGTGGGAATTTCTATTCCTTTTAACCACTGTGTTTTTGGTGAAAGTGCTTTTAGCCATAAAGCTGGCATTCATACTAAGGCTATGCTTAATAACTCCAAGACTTATGAGGCTATTAATCCCCGGAGTTTTGGTGTGACGCGCTCAATTTTAATTAATCATAAATTGGCTGGAAAACAGGCGGTTAATCACCGAGCTAATGAACTAGGACTTTCTTTTAATTTGTCTCAGCTTGAAGATATTACCCATAGATTGAAAACTTTAGCTGACAAACAAAGTCTTACCATCGAAGATGTAGACAATATTTTATATTCTTATCATTGCCAGTAA
- a CDS encoding nickel-dependent hydrogenase large subunit, whose protein sequence is MTIQSLDISPVGRVEGDLDVRVDIENGRVVNAWTHAELFRGFEVILRGKDPQAGLIVTPRICGICGGSHLTCASWALDTAWETEVPRNAILGRNLGQIVETLQSIPRYFYGLFAVDLTNRKYRNSRFYEEATKRFAAFTGKSYELGITISAKPVEIYALLGGQWPHSSYMVPGGVMCAPTLTDITRAWAILEYFRTNWLEPVWLGCSLERYEQIQTYDDFRDWLDEDRNHRDSDLGFYWRMGLDIGLDRYGAGVGKYVTWGYLAHEDKYQKPTIEGRNAAMIMKSGVYDSFADTHVLMDQSFIRENTTHSWYDEGTENIHPSDRTTKPTAINTKDFDNAYSWSSAVLHKDFGRLETGPLARQLVAGGKHGESWQHYDGFILDVFKRMGGASIHVRQLARVHELVKLYRQAEHCLREFKLNDPWYIKPTEKDGRGWGATEAARGSLSHWVEVEGGKIKNYQVIAPGTWNIGPRDGEGMRGPIEEALIGTPIYDSSDPVEVGHVARSFDSCLVCTVHAHDAKTGEELARFRTA, encoded by the coding sequence ATGACAATTCAATCATTAGATATATCGCCCGTCGGTAGAGTTGAAGGCGATTTAGATGTCCGAGTCGATATTGAAAATGGAAGAGTAGTCAACGCCTGGACACACGCTGAATTATTTCGCGGATTTGAAGTTATCCTACGCGGTAAAGATCCTCAAGCCGGATTAATAGTTACACCTCGCATTTGCGGTATTTGCGGCGGTTCTCATCTGACTTGTGCATCTTGGGCATTAGATACAGCTTGGGAAACAGAAGTTCCCCGTAATGCGATTTTGGGGAGAAATCTTGGTCAAATTGTTGAGACACTTCAAAGCATCCCCCGCTATTTTTATGGTTTGTTTGCCGTTGATTTAACAAATAGAAAATACCGCAATAGTCGCTTTTATGAGGAAGCTACCAAACGCTTTGCTGCCTTTACAGGCAAATCTTACGAACTAGGCATAACAATTTCCGCTAAACCCGTAGAAATTTATGCACTATTAGGCGGACAATGGCCACATTCTAGCTACATGGTTCCTGGTGGCGTGATGTGCGCCCCAACTTTAACAGACATTACCCGCGCTTGGGCAATTCTCGAATATTTCCGCACCAATTGGTTAGAACCAGTGTGGTTAGGTTGTTCATTAGAACGCTATGAACAAATCCAAACTTATGATGACTTCAGAGATTGGTTAGATGAAGACCGAAATCATCGAGATTCCGACTTAGGTTTTTATTGGCGCATGGGTTTAGACATCGGTTTGGATAGATATGGCGCTGGTGTTGGTAAATATGTCACTTGGGGATATTTAGCCCATGAAGATAAATACCAAAAGCCGACTATCGAAGGACGAAATGCGGCGATGATTATGAAAAGTGGTGTGTACGACAGCTTCGCAGACACTCACGTTTTAATGGATCAGTCATTTATCCGCGAGAATACAACTCACTCTTGGTACGATGAAGGGACAGAGAATATTCATCCTAGCGATCGCACCACTAAACCCACTGCAATCAATACCAAAGACTTCGATAACGCCTACTCTTGGTCGAGTGCAGTCCTTCACAAAGACTTCGGACGCTTGGAAACTGGCCCTTTAGCGCGGCAATTAGTAGCTGGTGGTAAACATGGCGAATCTTGGCAACACTACGACGGATTTATCCTCGATGTCTTCAAACGAATGGGTGGTGCTAGTATTCATGTGCGTCAGCTAGCAAGAGTTCACGAACTTGTCAAGTTATATCGTCAAGCTGAACACTGTTTACGCGAATTCAAATTAAACGACCCTTGGTATATCAAACCCACAGAAAAAGATGGACGCGGTTGGGGTGCAACGGAAGCAGCGCGGGGTTCCTTATCTCACTGGGTAGAAGTGGAGGGCGGTAAAATTAAGAATTACCAAGTTATTGCCCCAGGTACTTGGAATATTGGCCCTCGTGACGGTGAAGGAATGCGCGGCCCCATTGAAGAAGCGTTAATTGGCACACCCATTTACGATTCTAGCGATCCGGTGGAAGTTGGTCATGTGGCGCGATCGTTTGATTCATGTTTAGTGTGTACAGTTCACGCCCATGATGCTAAGACTGGTGAAGAGTTGGCGCGTTTTCGGACTGCTTAA
- a CDS encoding winged helix-turn-helix transcriptional regulator: MSEKQTEGTSFVQITLKILGGKWKILILWHLKDEAKRYSQLKQLIPEITEKMLIQQLRELENDGIVNRKVYSDIPLKVQYSFTDYGRTLIPVLKALCDWGQEHLKRVIRE; encoded by the coding sequence ATGTCAGAAAAGCAAACTGAAGGCACGTCATTTGTGCAAATAACGCTAAAAATATTAGGTGGCAAATGGAAGATTTTAATTCTCTGGCACTTGAAAGATGAAGCCAAACGATACAGCCAATTGAAACAATTGATTCCTGAGATTACTGAAAAAATGTTGATTCAACAACTTCGTGAACTAGAAAATGATGGAATTGTTAACCGAAAAGTGTACTCAGATATACCTTTGAAAGTGCAATATTCTTTTACAGATTATGGCAGAACTCTTATACCTGTCTTAAAAGCTCTTTGCGACTGGGGACAAGAACATCTAAAACGAGTTATTAGGGAATAG
- a CDS encoding SDR family NAD(P)-dependent oxidoreductase — translation MAIALVTGANGGLGKYFVEGLRAQGVAKIYAGARKVDALAELVATDPQRIIPIQLEITDEESVRQAALNCQDVNLLINNAGVGLNQGLIVCT, via the coding sequence GTGGCAATCGCTTTGGTAACTGGCGCAAATGGAGGTCTAGGTAAGTACTTCGTAGAGGGATTAAGAGCGCAAGGTGTAGCCAAAATTTATGCTGGCGCTCGCAAGGTGGATGCTTTAGCTGAACTGGTTGCAACTGATCCGCAGCGAATTATCCCGATTCAGTTAGAAATTACTGATGAAGAATCTGTTCGCCAAGCTGCACTAAATTGTCAAGATGTCAACTTGCTGATTAACAATGCTGGTGTGGGCTTGAACCAGGGATTGATTGTCTGCACCTGA
- a CDS encoding AAA family ATPase, with product MQQIINTTRANLFFEHLSPGVGVGFPAPKDWLPITSFPLLIIVGMTGVGKSTITKTLAEEGLDFTLLPNRRVLTERVIIAPMLKMQEKLVQPHCRIKRLTYTRLYREYFPGGMGHILASLHVNPEQVNSMLVFDGLRGENEVRYAATTLKSAKFAMLTAPNTVRIERLLKRHDSFDQIVNQELEDNRQIVPETLTNFASLGVPEASAYFTPKEEQEILEIAKKQVVTDVELREKLKIFVEESQNYDPVSTKQILEGMDTSDRSLIIDTIVSPQESAKAIISRLCKSVDIKTNK from the coding sequence GTGCAGCAGATAATTAATACAACAAGAGCAAATTTATTTTTTGAACACTTAAGTCCAGGTGTAGGCGTAGGGTTTCCTGCACCTAAAGACTGGTTGCCAATAACAAGTTTTCCTTTACTAATTATAGTGGGTATGACTGGAGTGGGAAAAAGCACAATCACAAAAACTTTGGCTGAAGAAGGCTTGGATTTCACACTTTTACCTAATCGTCGTGTTTTAACCGAACGCGTAATAATTGCGCCGATGTTAAAAATGCAAGAGAAACTCGTACAACCACATTGCCGGATTAAACGCCTAACTTATACTCGCCTTTATCGAGAATACTTTCCTGGTGGAATGGGTCACATTTTAGCTTCGTTGCACGTTAATCCCGAACAAGTCAACTCTATGTTAGTTTTTGATGGTTTGCGTGGTGAAAATGAGGTTCGCTATGCAGCTACGACTTTAAAAAGTGCTAAGTTTGCGATGTTGACTGCACCAAATACGGTGCGTATAGAAAGGCTTTTGAAACGCCATGATTCTTTTGACCAGATTGTTAATCAAGAGTTAGAAGATAATCGGCAAATTGTCCCAGAAACACTGACTAATTTTGCTAGTTTGGGAGTACCAGAGGCGTCTGCTTATTTTACTCCTAAAGAAGAACAAGAAATTTTAGAAATTGCAAAAAAACAAGTTGTTACAGATGTAGAATTGCGCGAGAAACTAAAAATATTTGTGGAAGAGAGTCAAAACTATGATCCGGTTTCCACGAAACAGATTTTAGAAGGGATGGATACAAGCGATCGCTCTCTTATAATTGATACTATAGTCAGTCCCCAAGAATCAGCCAAAGCAATTATTTCTAGATTATGCAAGTCTGTTGATATAAAAACTAACAAGTAA
- a CDS encoding HesA/MoeB/ThiF family protein, whose translation MVNLTPTELERYRRQMMLPNFGETAQKRLKSATVLVTGVGGLGGTAALYLAVAGVGRLILVRGGDLRLDDMNRQVLMTDDWVGKPRVFKAKETLDAINPDVQVEIVHDYITPENVDSLVQSADMALDCAHNFTERNLLNEACVRSRKPMVEAAMNGMEAYLTTIIPGVTPCLSCLFPEKPDWDQRGFSVLGAVSGTLACLTALEAIKLITGFSQPLLSQLLTIDLNRMEFAKRRSHRDRSCPVCGNSAPWRHAQSNSMEPTVNSH comes from the coding sequence TTGGTTAACCTAACGCCTACCGAATTAGAACGCTATCGTCGCCAAATGATGCTTCCAAATTTTGGCGAAACAGCACAGAAACGCCTGAAGTCAGCGACAGTTTTGGTTACAGGTGTGGGGGGATTAGGCGGTACGGCGGCGCTTTACTTAGCAGTAGCGGGCGTTGGGCGGCTAATCCTAGTCCGGGGTGGTGACTTGCGGCTAGATGATATGAATCGTCAGGTTCTCATGACTGATGATTGGGTAGGTAAGCCAAGGGTATTCAAAGCTAAAGAAACTCTGGATGCGATTAATCCTGATGTCCAAGTGGAAATTGTTCATGATTACATCACCCCGGAAAATGTAGATTCGTTAGTGCAATCTGCTGATATGGCTCTTGATTGCGCCCACAATTTTACAGAGCGCAATTTGTTAAATGAAGCCTGTGTGCGATCGCGTAAGCCAATGGTAGAAGCCGCAATGAATGGGATGGAGGCTTACCTGACAACGATTATTCCTGGTGTGACTCCTTGTTTATCTTGTCTGTTTCCAGAAAAGCCTGATTGGGATCAGCGCGGCTTTTCAGTTCTAGGCGCTGTTTCTGGGACACTAGCTTGTCTAACGGCGCTGGAAGCGATCAAACTAATCACCGGGTTTAGTCAGCCTCTATTATCGCAATTGCTGACAATCGACCTAAATCGGATGGAATTTGCTAAACGCCGTTCTCACCGCGATCGCTCTTGTCCAGTATGCGGCAATAGTGCGCCTTGGAGACACGCGCAATCCAATTCGATGGAACCCACAGTCAATAGTCATTAG